One window of the Dreissena polymorpha isolate Duluth1 chromosome 5, UMN_Dpol_1.0, whole genome shotgun sequence genome contains the following:
- the LOC127882097 gene encoding orcokinin peptides type B-like gives MLDKLAAGVFLLCLHTSLATDSVALTSDTDAHDVDKRPFDSIAAYRGFKGFADKRPFDSIYGGRLRGFIKRHLDSINGYHGFSGFNKRPMDSINRGGFSGFVKRPMDSINRGGFSGFVKRPMDSINRGGFSGFVKRRFDSIGSKGGFRGFIKRDESGESEQDFQDEFIE, from the exons ATGTTGGACAAATTGGCAGCCGGCGTGTTCCTCTTGTGCCTACATACCAGCCTCGCTACCGACTCG gTGGCCCTGACTTCAGACACTGACGCCCATGACGTGGACAAGAGACCTTTCGATAGCATCGCTGCATATCGGGGATTCAAAG GATTTGCTGACAAACGCCCATTCGACTCCATCTACGGCGGTCGTCTGCGCGGGTTTATTAAGCGCCATCTAGACAGCATCAACGGTTACCATGGCTTCTCCGGTTTTAACAAGCGCCCTATGGACTCGATTAACCGCGGAGGATTCAGCGGATTCGTCAAGCGCCCAATGGATTCCATTAACCGCGGAGGATTTTCAGGTTTCGTAAAGCGTCCTATGGATTCTATCAACAGAGGAGGATTTTCTGGATTTGTAAAAAGGAGGTTCGATTCAATTGGGAGCAAAGGCGGATTCAGAGGCTTTATCAAGCGAGACGAATCTGGAGAAAGCGAACAGGATTTTCAGGATGAGTTCATTGAGTAA